The Trichoderma breve strain T069 chromosome 2, whole genome shotgun sequence DNA segment CCTGCATTTCAAGGCCACGATGTTGTCATCAACTGCATGACCTCGTTCTCGGTGGCTGATCAGTTTCGCATTATTGACGCTGCTATCGCGGCCGGTATACGTCGCTATGTGCCTAGCGAGTATGGTCTCAATTACATGAGACACGACGCCCAAGCACTAAACCAAGTCTTTAATGACAAGGGTAAGATTCAAGAATACCTCCGAGCCAAGGCTCAAGCAGGAGTTATTGAGTGGATGAGCATAGCGTGTGGCATGTGGATTCGCTGGTCTATGGCAAATGACTTCCTCGGCATGCACATTGGTGAGCGGCGATTTGTCTTTTGGGATGACGGCGAAGGATATTTCTCTTGTACTACCGAAGAGAACTCAGCTCAGGGCTTAGTTAAAGCTTTGCTTGCCGCTGGTACTGATCGCGATGTTTACAAGAATACT contains these protein-coding regions:
- a CDS encoding nmrA-like family domain-containing protein → MSTFKKVILIGATGSIGSVVLAALEKEPSFNITLIQHELIPAFQGHDVVINCMTSFSVADQFRIIDAAIAAGIRRYVPSEYGLNYMRHDAQALNQVFNDKGKIQEYLRAKAQAGVIEWMSIACGMWIRWSMANDFLGMHIGERRFVFWDDGEGYFSCTTEENSAQGLVKALLAAGTDRDVYKNTVIYLSDFAITQKQLLEAIERIQGVKYTTESIDSSNLIAEKQAAVAAGDVKATFALIETGFVTGRYGGHLEKEGEIQNDKLHLPKNTLDEVVEAALKAYGAI